The nucleotide window taataaacatgaaAAGCATTGATCTAAACTTGTATTTGCATTCATATATGATGGACTAAGTTCATAAATGACCGTCAGTATGTTATAATGatcctcttttatttttaagggAGATCCGTGATctataaaaagataaataagaTATTGAAcattgaatagaggtatttaTTATATAGCTTTCTCCATTGTTTTAGAAATACTATTAACTCAATTAAgccaaagatatttttttattttaaaacaaggttacaaaagacagtttgtgtggaaacacaaactcagaatcggcccccgaagaggtccacccaggcaggcttcaatattttcagaaagaacatccaaatgaaattatatcaaagacaaatgagagataagaatggagaaagaaggttaacagatcttttGTAGTGCCCCATAGGTCCCGCAGAtaaaaggataggtgtaagtgaatgtaaagttagatgtgaacctggcaaactagttccccttttagaccttgtggtctatagggcagatgatgtaaagttcatctgtttttgtggccttcaccaggattcgaacccgggacccccggttcggaagccaagcgctttaccgctctgccaccgcgcctcccctggcctaactgatgtcttataattgatctaattgttttgaaaaggctcaacctcttattcgaatgctcaaaaaaaaaataatttacacaataaaaaaaatgttcagaaaaatgaagtttataagatcattattcattttaaattaggtctaacttataatgcatactaattagctttttctctttaaaaaactgcttgcataactgattttaaaatgagatttttcgctttcagaaaaaaaaagtagccgttgcatcagaactttgaatggtctaaaatattgtgatgtcggattttcaatatcttttctagtttacgagatctaaacgggacggacggacagacggtcagacggacagacatttcgcacaaaactaatagcgtctttttcccctttcgggggccgctaaaaatgcacAAAAAAAGAGCAAAGAGTTTtcagttgtttgttttacatgtgtGGGAAGACTATTACATATTAGTCCAAACCTCGAACAGACTTGCAGAAACTGGAAGAAGCAGGGTTCAAACCACGGGACCATTGACACAACAGTCAAAAATTCATAGAACAAAACCAGCCAGCCCTTGCCTAATACAAGTTAAGATCAATGATggttgaatgtaatataaaggGACACAAGGGGCGGGTAAGGGATCATCTAAACAACCAAACAACAGTCCGTCACGCAAattgcacaaccaggcagccgcCCTAAATAACTAAATATGTCGCGCTTCGTCCCTTTAGATAATtcaacatgttatttctcctacacccatttttggatcaagttgaaactatagaaaatcatttattgtacctaataaaaaatgaatcaatctttaaaattaaccaaatagtcaattaatgattggaaattaattattttgtctaatAGCTGATCTCAAATAAGGGCAATAACGTCTTATTTGAGAGATGAAGTTGCAAATgcagagttctttcccttagataagatttgttttgatctttaaaaaggattttatatttggcttgttttcaAATTAAGTTACAGCACCTCAAACAAACAAATGCTAATATCTAGAATTGTAAGCAAGCCTTTTTGATTTCATAGTAGTCTTTTCTCTTATATAATCTAACAGAGTTAGTGGTCatgtcatttcattttttttattggttacaTTATTATAGtcaagtaaaagtaaagttcctctttcagaccttgtggtctatagtacagatgatgtaaaggtcatctgattctgtggcctacggttaacaaggggggtcatgttgccagcacaacgaccaacatcctttacttttccccaactaatgtcaggtacccattagagctgggtggactcagaggcacccgaagatcccgaaattaaaaatcccaatcttcgcCGGACCTCGGTTTCGGCAGACAAGcgatttaccgctcagccatagCAGTACCAAAACTTAAGCTGAAATAACAGTAAATCGGCTGAAAATAATCAAGAGCTACAATCAACACACTATTAAATGTATCGAAATCTAATCAATCCAACTTTTTGTGCAACAATTTGTTCAAATTTAAGAATAAACCTTCCTTTTGCTGAATGTTAGACTATCTGTTACAAATGTGAGAAATGACTATATAGcattttcatttagtttttaaaaatcttgtcACAATATGACCAAAACACTAATTAAATCTATATTGTTAAATAGAATTAGAAAAATGCGTAAAATAGAAGAATAAGAGATATTAGTCTTCTACTGTATTATAAATGTAACAAATCTAATATATATGATTTGCAATGTCCGCTGTACATGCTAGCAGACAATAGATCCACTTATTCTGACCAGTTCTTTTGTACATTGCATATGTTCTTTACAGAACTGATATGATCTATGTCAATGTTGAGTTTTAAAGAAGAGGCAGCATTCTTAACAATGGTGTTTTTTATTCCGTTCCCACTGCTTTATTTGCATGGGCTATTTGGAATATAGAATACAGCTAGATTCATGAAAATCTGCtaaaattctcttttttttttcagactctTAGTAAGATACATAGAACTATCAAATCTTATAGGCTATCTTAAATACTCAGACATTCCTTCACAAGAAAAGAGAATTATGTCCTGCACATATTGATGTGTTTAGTTTTCAATGTTGAGTAGAGACTTAATGCTAAAACATTGGTTTCCTGGGTAATTAATAGCACTATGGAACAATTGTAagactttgtcctagcataataCAGAACAAAATACAACAAATACCTAACAGACGAAAAAAAAGCAGGTCTTTGACAGTATCACATTTGAACAGATCCTGAACCTCAGGATAGTCTGCCAGATAGTCGTCCAAAAATAGCTCCAACACCAACAGAATTTCTTTCATGTCTTTGATGATCTCAAGAAAGCTTTTAAGTGAAATGGAAAAGtacaatataaaaaatctagatGTATATTATATGCTCTAGTCACTAGTGATAATATATAGTAGTGATAGTAGATCTTGATCTATGTCTTATTATCTatgtcttatttttttaaattccagaatacgtttttaaattaatatattaaatataatacataTATTCTTCcttatagagatctagatgaTGTCTATTTAGCCAATATTTTTAGGCCAACATTTTTGCAGTCTGACTCTGATTAATTGTTCATAATTTGAATCTAGACATTCTAAAATTTATTAGAATCTATAGAAACTAATCTAGATACAAATGGACAAACTTGAGATTTTTAGGCCAACATTTTTGCAGTCTGGCTCTGATTAATTGTTCATAATTTGAATCTAGACATTCTAAAATTTATTAGAATCTATAGAAACTAATCTAGATACAAATAGACAAACTTGAGATTAACTTAATACTCTATTATATCTAGATAACATTTCATAGATCGAGATTTAAGAATATCTATACTTATttccagtgcttttttgtaacaaaataagtcccgtactcagtgatggattgcctaacttttaattactaataaattaataataaacgttaaaataccaaaaaaaaatttttccccATATTGAAAAAGGTACCGGTACGCCGTACTgatgcgtaccgtcacaaaaaaagttcTACTTATCTCTATAGACTCTAGGTCTCTTGTAATTACTAGATCTGGATAGTAGACCTAGGTATAGAGCTAGAACCTTGATCTTATCTATTTGGTACTATCTACTAGATCTTGAGGGTAGAGCTAGAGTGTGTTATTATAGCAGTTTATATATCTGTTTAACTGTTGTATTGAAGTTTAAGTTTGTCCATATCTGATaaatataatttgttaatattcaataaataaatatctttttaaatctgtaaaatCTATTGTAtacaaatctattttaaaaaaataatttttgttcttaaattaaaaaaaaaaatattttaaaatataaaaataggaGCTTTTAACACACTTGACTTTCAGTTGGAAATGTAATCTGTGTTTAGAAAGTTGATCTatcacattttattttgctatcgtagagaaaagtaaaataattcaAGAGAGACTTATGCATTTTCTGtgaacaattgaaaaaaaattcaagggATGTGTCCAAATCTcttctcatctctgcctgtggtcccatCTGGAGCATTgaccaccaaccagcttcctccagtcATATTAGTTCTGGGTTAGTCTCTACAACTGttcccacgtcttgcccatctgttTGAGGTGCAATGTATTCCTAGGCTGTCCCCAAGTCTTGCACATCTGTTTGAGGTGCAATGTATTCCTAGGCTGTCCCCAAATCTTGTCCATCTGTTTGAGGTGCAATGTATTCCTAGGCTGTCCCCAAATCTTGTCCATCTGTTTGAGGTGCAATGTATTCCTAGGCTGTCCCCAAATCTTGTCCATCTGTTTGAGGTGCAATGTATTCCTAGGCTGTCCCCAAATCTTGCACATCTGTTTGAGGTGCAATGTATTCCTAGGCTGTCCCCAAATCTTGTCCATCTGTTTGAGGTGCAATGTATTCCTAGGCTGTCCCCAAATCTTGCCCATCTGTTTGAGGTGCAATGTATTCCTATACTGTCCCCAAATCTTGTCCATCTGTTTGAGGTGCAATGTATTCCTGGGCTGTCCCCAAATCTTGTCCATCTGTTTGAGGTGCAATGTATTCCTAGGCTGTCCCCAAATCTTGTCCATCTGTTTGAGGTGCAATGTATTCCTGGGCTGtcccttctttctctttcctttggGATTCCAGGTGTGGGCTTGTCTTTTATGTCTAATACAGGTTTGCACATTGTGTGGCCTCTCTGAAGAATAtgtacttcaatgggctgctgctttgttctttaccacagttcctcatttaagatcttgtctggccaaaATCCAGTATTCAACATCAATATCAATGGCTACTGGCTCAagtatttttacatttgttttcatcACAACCATTGGTTAAAATACTTTTGTTGATCGCTGTCTTTTCCTTGAGATTGTTTTGCTTATCATTATTCTTTGGTAATAACcattataatgattataatatAGTAATTACTATTTAACAATTACAATATgctaaaaaaaagctaaaaatgcTAAAGCATTCTGTCTACTATTGTTgtaaattgaaaatataaaaatgcacATGTGAAGGTTTAAATTCCTTGACAGTGTATAGCTTCGAAACTCAACACAATCAGATTTGAACTACACTCTTATGTCTTTTGAAAATGTGTTCTCTTGTAGCatctttctgttgtttttttatttctgttgagCATTGAAAATAAGATGAGAAGAAAtgaagtaaacaaaacaaagaaacttgAGGCCAACAATCACAGACAtatttctatatctatgtctatgtctatgtcaATAATATTGTAGAAAGAATTAttgatgtaattatttcattaaatctctttttttttcttttctctttctgtttatctttctcttaaattctttttttttaattttcctttCAATTTCTATGATCTGGATTGAATACAAGACAAAGTCTAGAAACcattcaatacattttattttaatttatcgAGAAAAGgacaaaataaaatcttttttttttcattatttaatattgTTTCTATACATTGTTGTATGTGCTTTAATAGTAAATGCTATGCATTGTTTTGTtggtaaacacacacacacttaatgctcaaagctttatattttttttaaatctgcttTCAAatcaaaagtttttattttcttatcttgAGCACCTTGTGTTGTGTATTGGGTGGAGCAGTGTCACGCCTTTATCCTTATTTAAACGTATGTACACTTTTAATTAGTAAATGAATGGGTTCTAATATGACCAGAAGAAGTGCCAACATCAGAAACTGACAAATGTCATGTTCACACAATGTGCTGAATTAAAGCTACATCTGTGTGTTAATAACATGAAGCctaagcactaagatttgtctgtggaacctttaggacaagtccagtaaatgcggctgaaataatggctaatataggtccacttaaccttaggagggaaaggtcagtactgacctgctatgagcggtataaaaggctggatgaatacctcccagctagaaaactagtggatggttggagatgcagaagacgtatccagatgcagtcttttatgcatcataccactagactatctgatgaagccggcctctccaccaaccgacaaaacattcaacgctttcatccccttcccccttggtgtcgcccaacgaccagtgctatttttgcatacactgatgggtcggcatcaatagattatggaagagcaggctatggagcctacatcaactttcttggctcttacacagtcaaaatctttggaccatgtggtagtgtttgcagttttgatgcggagaccatggcagtctgtgaagccttaaaagtcattgactctcaactctgtgagggacatttgagggcaacacagattgttgtggtcactgactcgaaatttgtactacaggctttgcaaagcccccgaccatggccccccaatatcaacactgtcatcatggcttcacataacattaaacaacgctatggcacccctgtaattatgcagtgggtaccgagtcacataggtgtgactggcaacacaattgcagactctttggcccaccagggagggcaaattccactcACTGATGAGgatgtaagctttcatcaagccctggctataatacaaaaaaacagaaatggaaaagtggtttgagtgctgggacaagtcccaaaaagcccgtggagtctgggagtgcatgaggcgccctgacggcacttccccgtggtggagtgtgtccaggcctgagcaagctattatagcacagtgcaggacaggccactgtcctgttggctcatatttctcgcggctgtggctaaattttgattcacggtgcccccgctgcggggaagaagaggaaacgtgcctcatattctgtttaactgccccagacttgctgatctccgtctcgacaggtctgggcttctgcaagagaggatttgagcctctcaagccttcactctaatggagtttgatgatgatgctgATGATGAATTTGTCCTCATTAGTATGTTGATggactaaatttaaaaaatgtgagcaTTACACATTGAAATCATTCAAGCCCACAGTGTTATACAATTTTTAGTCCATCAactgggggcgcggtggctgagtggttaagcgctcggcttccgaaccgggggtcctgggttcaaatctcggtgaagaactggcattttgaatttcgggattttcaggcCCCCCACCCTGAGGgtacccaattctaatgggtacctgactttagttggcggttggtcgttgtgctgccgACATAACACCCTGTTTGTtcaccgttggccatagaaacagatggccttaacatcatctgccccatagattgcaaggtctgaaaggggaactttctaAATGTCACGTGTATAATATGAAACACAGCTTAATAGTTTTTGAAATGAAATTCCATTACATATGTATACTTAACAGATGCTAtctcttttaaaacaaacatttatgtCGTGTACAAAATAGAAGTAGATAGTATGACAAAACATacctaacaaataaatatgttaaaatatgCTGAATGCACCCTTCCCTTACTAAGtagtctcccttttttttttactattaattagCTTGAATTTTCTCAATTTTTTGCTTAATTTAAAGGGAGTTAATCTTACTTTTGTCTATTctatagaaaatatttatttgtttctctttgtttcagatgaaaatattcaaaaacagaataaatgtgtttgttgtttCCATTCCACAATTTTATATGGTGCCaacttttttagattacttCCTATTAAAATCTTATTGAATGTTATAGTTAACAGGTTTAACTTATAGTGCTCAATTTACCCATGGACAACAATGACCATAGCTTAGCCCAAATATAGTGCCACGGATCGTTAACTCATTTGACAATGTTGATTCCAAGGGGGCGCCATATCCCAGAAAGTTTAGGGCCTTAGCAagtctaaatccggccctgttaaCTTACAACTAAAGGTAGCATATGCTACTTGAGCATCTCTAAAGTAGCCTATGCTACTTGAGCATCTCTAAAGTAGCCTTTTATACTTGAGCATCTCTAAAGTAGCCTATGCTACTTGAGCATCTCTAAAGTAGCCTATGCTACTTGAGCATCTCTAAAGTAGCCTTTTATACTTGAGCATCTCTAAAGTAGCCTATGCTACTTAAGCATCTCTAAAGTAGCCTTTTATACTTGAGCATCTCTAAAGTAGCCTTTTATACTTGAGCATCTCTAAAGTAGCCTTTTATACTTGAGCATCTCTAAAGTAGCCTATGCTACTTAAGCATCTCTAAAGTAGCCTTTTATACTTGAGCATCTCTAAAGTAGCCTTTTATACTTGAGCATCTCTAAAGTAGCCTTTTATACTTGAGTATCTCTAAAGTAGCCTATGCTACTTAAGCATCTCTAAAGTAGCCTATGCTACTTAAGCATCTCTAAAGTAGCCTTTTATACTTGAGCATCTCTAAAGTAGCCTATGCTACTTAAGCATCTCTAAAGTAGCCTATGCTACTTGAGCATCTCTAAAGTAGCCTTTTATACTTGAGCATCTCTAAAGTAGCCTATGCTACTTAAGCATCTCTAAAGTAGCCTTTTATACTTGAGCATCTCTAAAGTAGCCTTTTATACTTGAGCATCTCTAAAGTAGCCTTTTATACTTGAGTATCTCTAAAGTAGCCTATTTAAGCATCTCTAAAGTAGCCTTTTATACTTGAGCATCTCTAAAGTAGCCTATGCTACTTAAGCATCTCTAAAGTAGCCTATGCTACTTGAGCATCTCTAAGGTAGCTTATGCTACTTGAGCATCTCtctttccattaaaaaaaaagaataacaagTCAATAACAATGAAATGGTTATTTTGTAAACTTTTATTTGATTccaatgtattttaaatttccgTAGAGACAGTCATTAAAATCTGTAACAATTGAACACCTGGAGCCCCCTCCACCTCTTCCAGAGTCCGTGTTAGTTGTTGGTGAGCTTCAGTGGCGTCATTGGTATCCTTGCGGTCATTTGGTTTGCTTCTACTGAACTCTTCTGGCCCTGACAGTTCGGACCTCTTAAAGTAGCCAGTGTCCACTAGACCGATACAGTTCGTGTATCTCTTCCACTCAGTCTGTGGAAAGTAAATAGAAATAAGTGTAACGTAACTTCAAATAATGAACACAAAAAGAATTCACATTTTTACTAAtaaggaatttttaatttcgggatctttgggcgcctttgagtccagccagctctactGGGTACATGACATTGGTTGGTGACAGTTGGCGAAaggtaaagtcggttggtcgttgtgctggctacatgacacccttgttaaccgtaggccacagaaactgatgacctttacatcatctgcaccatagaccacaaggtctgaaaggggaactttacttttttttttactaataaggAGGAGGGAGAGAATAAGACAAAAATAGTTCGAaatacagacaaaacaaaaagtttttattttcatttacaaATAGTTAAGCTGCAAAATTTTACTCGTATCTAATGAGCATCAAAGAAGATTACGTCTAGAAACATAAATAGAAACAACACTTTTCAAAACGGAGACTTAACAATTATATGTCATAGATCTTTTGATTGAATAGAATATTGAATGCatgattgatttatttttattggatCGATAAATTAAGTTACGGGACTACATGTTCATAGGAATGAAAAAGCGGGCTGTTTAAATTATTTGAATGTTGTATtattacaaagctgatatcaactcactctgtctgtctgtctggtcaaaagggtgtacacgttatttctctgacacccattctcggatcaagctgaaattttgcacaattattcaatgacatagacaagacatgaagccataaaaacaaaaagtaaccaattagacatcTAATTACTGGTAatccattattttgtttaatagcaacaagggaaactcattgttcagtattcacatatatgacTAAATATTTGGGATTTAGTCCCCTGAAATACTAGTTCTCCCTCgcacattctccgatcaagttgagacttaaaaaaaaaatgtattgtacctaacaaaacatgaatcgataaacaaaaatactcaattagtcagttaattatcggtaattaattattttgtttaatattgaataagggaaatagatTGTACACTATtgacatatataattttaaggaCGCAGTTCTTCCTTTTTAGAAAGCTTtgactttttttaaaggatttttatattaaattgttCAATACAGTGTTTGATTAATTGATTGTTATCAAATATATGTTGTCTGATAAAGTTATTTTGTTGGTCAGTTGATTAAATAGTAGATTGAATATCAAATGATTGAATTTATTCATtggttatatttgtttttatttgcacgATAATTTATGAACTAGAACAATTGAAATACGGTTGAAGCGACTGAACACCACACTCCACACACTGAGCTTACCAGGATAGGTTCAATGACAGCTGGGTTAGTGTCTAGTAACATGGTCAGTATTGTAGCCACATCTCGACCAGGAAACTTAGCATCTGTAAAACATCAGAACATCAGTCATTTATGATCAAAACATTAGTCATCTATGATCAGAACATCAGTCATCTATGATCAAAACATTAGTCATCTATGATCAGAACATCAGTCATCTATGATCAAAACATTAGTCAACTATGATCAAAACATTAGTCATCTATGATCAAAACATTAGTCATCTATGATCAAAACATTAGTCATCTATGATCAAAACATTAGTCATATATGATCAAAACATTAGTCAATTATGATTAAAACATTAGTCATCTATGATCAAAACATTAGTCATCTATGATCAAAACATTAGTCATCTATGATCAAAACATTAGTCATCTATGATCAAAACATTAGTCATCTATGATCAAAACATTAGTCATCTATGATCAAAACATTAGTCATCTATGATCAAAACATTAGTCATCTATGATCAAAACATTAGTCATCTATGATCAAAACATTAGTCATCTATGATCAAAACATTAGTCATCTATGATCAAAACATTAGTCAAATATGATCAAAACATTAGTCATCTATGATCAAAACAACAGTCATCTATGATCAAAACATTAGTAATCTATGATCAGAACATTAGTCATCTATGATCAAAACATTAGTCATCTATGATCAAAACATTAGTCAACTATGATCAAAACATTAGTCATCTATAATCAGAACATCAGTCATCTATGATCAGAACAGCAGTCATCTATAATCAGAACAGCAGTCATCTATGATCAAAACATTAGTCATCTATGATCAGAACAGCAGTCATCTATGATCAAAACATTAGTCATCTATGATCAGAACATCAGTCATCTATGATCAAAATATTAGTCATCTATGATCAGAACAGCAGTCATCTATGATCAAAACATTAGTCATCTATGATCAGAACAGCAGTCATCTATGATCAAAACATTAGTCATCTATGATCAGAATATCAGTCATCTATGATCAAAATATTAGTCATATATGATCAGAACAGCAGTCATCTATGACTAGAACATTAGTCATCTATGATCAGAACATTAGTCATTTATGATCAGAACATTAGTCATCTATGATCAGAACAGCAGTCATCTATGATCAGAACAGCAGTCATCTATGATCAGAACAGCAGTCATCTATGATCAGAACAGCAGTCATCTATGATCAGAACAGCAGTCATCTATGATCAGAACAGCAGTCATTATAATCAGAACATCAGTCATCTATAATCAGAACAGCAGTCATCTATGATCAGAACATCAGTCATCTATAATCAGAACAGCAGTCATCTATGATCAAAACATCAGTCATCTATAATCAGAACATTAGTCATCTATAATCAGAACATCAGTCATCTATGATCAGAACATCAGTCATCTATGATCAGAACATCAGTCATCTATAATCAGAACATCAGTCATCT belongs to Biomphalaria glabrata chromosome 12, xgBioGlab47.1, whole genome shotgun sequence and includes:
- the LOC129921914 gene encoding uncharacterized protein LOC129921914, with product MTQNNMTRKHLRTAGFSCKQSQCVVKEICEVPSTSSHTSPVQHTDWTKTPIRSREWCKLLVLLAGLCHVIPCQSCRDNPLGRYEVVIKKLHAKFPGRDVATILTMLLDTNPAVIEPILTEWKRYTNCIGLVDTGYFKRSELSGPEEFSRSKPNDRKDTNDATEAHQQLTRTLEEVEGAPGVQLLQILMTVSTEI